The following proteins are encoded in a genomic region of Mus caroli chromosome 18, CAROLI_EIJ_v1.1, whole genome shotgun sequence:
- the Txnl4a gene encoding thioredoxin-like protein 4A isoform X4: MSYMLPHLHNGWQVDQAILSEEDRVVVIRFGHDWDPTCMKMDEVLYSIAEKKWKLVGDLPHLV; encoded by the exons ATGTCGTACATGCTTCCGCATCTGCACAATGGCTGGCAGGTAGACCAGGCCATCCTTTCGGAGGAGGACCGCGTGGTCGTCATTCGTTTCGGACACGACTGGGACCCCACTTGCATGAAGATGGACGAGGTTCTGTACAGCATCGCCGAAAAG AAATGGAAGCTAGTGGGAGATCTTCCTCATCTTGTATGA
- the LOC110284875 gene encoding N-alpha-acetyltransferase 11-like, whose product MNIRRARPDDLMNMQHCNLLCLPENYQMKYYFYHGLSWPQLSYIAEDEDGKIVGYVLAKMEEDPDDVPHGHITSLAVKRSHRRLGLAQKLMDQASRAMIENFSAKYVSLHVRKSNRAALHLYSNTLNFQVSEVEPKYYADGEDAYAMKRDLSQMADELRRQLVLKKGRYVVLGSKENQGSTLPGSEEASQQENLAGGDSGSDGKDSTDVQDSLQTLGSAS is encoded by the coding sequence ATGAACATCCGCCGGGCTCGGCCAGATGACCTGATGAACATGCAGCACTGCAACCTGCTGTGCCTGCCCGAGAACTACCAGATGAAGTACTACTTCTACCACGGCCTCTCCTGGCCCCAGCTCTCCTACATCGCCGAGGACGAGGATGGCAAGATCGTGGGCTATGTCCTGGCCAAGATGGAGGAGGATCCTGATGATGTCCCTCACGGACACATCACCTCGCTGGCTGTGAAACGCTCCCACCGGCGCCTCGGCCTGGCCCAGAAGCTCATGGACCAGGCTTCCAGGGCCATGATTGAGAACTTCAGCGCTAAGTATGTATCCCTGCATGTCAGGAAGAGCAACCGGGCGGCTCTGCACCTGTATTCCAACACCCTGAACTTCCAGGTTAGCGAGGTGGAGCCCAAGTACTATGCAGATGGGGAAGACGCATATGCTATGAAGCGAGATCTCTCGCAGATGGCCGATGAGCTGAGACGGCAGCTGGTGCTGAAGAAAGGCAGATATGTGGTTCTGGGCTCCAAGGAGAATCAGGGTAGCACACTTCCTGGTTCTGAAGAGGCCAGTCAGCAGGAGAACCTGGCCGGAGGTGACAGTGGTAGTGACGGCAAAGACAGCACTGATGTCCAAGACAGCTTGCAGACCTTGGGGTCTGCCTCCTAG